From Streptomyces sp. NBC_01754, a single genomic window includes:
- the mfd gene encoding transcription-repair coupling factor gives MSLHGLLDVVVTDPALAEAVKAATDGHRSHVDLVGPPAARPFAVAALAREAGRTVLAVTATGREAEDLAAALRTLLPADTVAEFPSWETLPHERLSPRSDTVGRRLAVLRRLAHPREDDPETGPVSVVVAPIRSVLQPQVKGLGDLEPVALSSGRTADLGEVVDALAAAAYTRVELVEKRGEFAVRGGILDVFPPTEEHPLRVEFWGDDVEEIRYFKIADQRSLEVAAHGLWAPPCRELLLTEDVRNRAAALAVAHPELGELLGKIAEGIAVEGMESLAPVLVDEMELLLDVLPKGSMALVCDPERVRTRAADLVATSQEFLQASWAATAGGGDAPIDVGAASLRGIADVRDRAGELGMMWWSTSPFTADEEVDEDTLTLGMRAPEAYRGDTARALADTKGWLADGWRTVYVTEGHGTASRIAGVLGGEGIAARVETELTEIGPSLVHVACGAVDHGFVDPGLKLAVLTETDLTGQRTASKDLGRMPARRRKSIDPLTLQAGDYIVHEQHGVGRYIEMVQRTVQGATREYLLVEYAPAKRGQPGDRLYIPTDQLEQVTKYVGGEAPTLHRLGGADWTKTKQRAKKAVKEIAADLIKLYSARMAAPGHTFGPDTPWQRELEDAFPYAETPDQLSTIAEVKEDMEKSVPMDRLICGDVGYGKTEIAVRAAFKAVQDGKQVAVLVPTTLLVQQHHGTFTERYAQFPVNVRALSRFQSDTESKATLEGLRDGSVDLVIGTHRLFSSETKFKDLGLVIVDEEQRFGVEHKEQLKKLRANVDVLTMSATPIPRTLEMAVTGIREMSTITTPPEERHPVLTFVGPYEEKQIGAAVRRELLREGQVFYIHNRVESIDRAAARLREIVPEARIATAHGQMGEGALEQVVVDFWEKKFDVLVSTTIVESGIDISNANTLIVERGDNFGLSQLHQLRGRVGRGRDRGYAYFLYPPEKPLTETAHERLATIAQHTEMGAGMYVAMKDLEIRGAGNLLGGEQSGHIAGVGFDLYIRMVGEAVADYRAAVDGGVEEEPPLEVKIELPVDAHVPHDYAPGERLRLQAYRSIASANTEDDIRAVREELTDRYGKLPEPVENLLLVAGLRMLARACGVGEIVLQGPNIRFAPVELRESQELRLKRLHPKTVIKPAAHQILVPRPTTGRIGGKPVVGRELLAWTGEFLTTILGS, from the coding sequence ATGAGCCTGCACGGTCTGCTGGATGTCGTCGTCACCGACCCGGCGCTCGCCGAAGCGGTGAAGGCCGCCACCGACGGTCACCGCTCGCACGTAGACCTGGTCGGTCCGCCGGCGGCCCGCCCCTTCGCCGTGGCCGCCCTGGCCCGCGAGGCCGGGCGCACGGTCCTGGCGGTCACCGCCACGGGGCGTGAGGCGGAGGACCTGGCGGCCGCGCTGCGCACCCTGCTGCCCGCGGACACGGTCGCGGAGTTCCCGTCCTGGGAGACCCTGCCGCACGAGCGGCTGTCGCCCCGCTCGGACACCGTGGGCCGTCGCCTGGCGGTGCTGCGGCGGCTGGCGCACCCCCGCGAGGACGATCCGGAGACCGGGCCGGTCAGTGTGGTCGTCGCCCCGATCCGTTCGGTGCTCCAGCCGCAGGTCAAGGGGCTCGGAGACCTGGAACCCGTCGCGCTGAGCAGTGGGCGGACCGCTGATCTGGGCGAGGTCGTGGACGCCCTCGCGGCGGCCGCCTACACCCGGGTCGAGCTGGTCGAGAAGCGCGGCGAGTTCGCCGTGCGCGGCGGCATCCTGGACGTCTTCCCGCCGACCGAGGAGCATCCCCTTCGGGTGGAGTTCTGGGGCGACGACGTCGAGGAGATCCGCTACTTCAAGATCGCCGACCAGCGGTCGCTGGAGGTCGCCGCCCACGGGCTGTGGGCGCCGCCCTGCCGTGAGCTGCTGCTCACCGAGGACGTACGGAACCGGGCGGCGGCCCTCGCCGTGGCCCACCCGGAGCTGGGCGAACTGCTGGGGAAGATCGCCGAGGGGATCGCGGTGGAGGGCATGGAGTCCCTGGCCCCGGTCCTCGTGGACGAGATGGAGCTGCTCCTGGACGTCCTGCCGAAGGGTTCGATGGCGCTGGTCTGCGACCCGGAGCGGGTGCGGACCCGGGCGGCCGACCTGGTCGCCACCAGCCAGGAGTTCCTCCAGGCGTCCTGGGCGGCCACGGCGGGCGGCGGCGACGCCCCGATCGACGTCGGCGCGGCCTCGCTCCGGGGCATCGCGGACGTCCGGGACCGGGCCGGTGAGCTGGGCATGATGTGGTGGTCCACGTCGCCGTTCACCGCCGACGAGGAGGTGGACGAGGACACCCTGACGCTCGGGATGCGCGCCCCGGAGGCGTACCGGGGCGACACCGCCCGGGCCCTGGCGGACACCAAGGGCTGGCTGGCCGACGGCTGGCGCACGGTGTACGTCACGGAGGGCCACGGCACGGCGTCCCGGATCGCCGGGGTGCTGGGCGGGGAGGGCATCGCCGCCCGGGTCGAGACGGAGCTGACGGAGATCGGGCCGTCGCTCGTGCACGTGGCGTGCGGGGCGGTGGACCACGGCTTCGTGGACCCGGGCCTGAAGCTGGCCGTGCTGACCGAGACGGACCTGACCGGCCAGCGCACCGCCAGCAAGGACCTGGGGCGGATGCCGGCCCGCCGCCGCAAGTCGATCGACCCGCTGACCCTCCAGGCCGGCGACTACATCGTGCACGAGCAGCACGGGGTGGGCCGGTACATCGAGATGGTGCAGCGCACGGTGCAGGGCGCGACCCGCGAGTACCTCCTCGTCGAGTACGCGCCCGCCAAGCGCGGCCAGCCCGGCGACCGGCTGTACATCCCCACCGACCAGCTGGAGCAGGTCACCAAGTACGTCGGTGGCGAGGCGCCCACCCTGCACCGGCTGGGCGGCGCGGACTGGACGAAGACGAAGCAGCGCGCCAAGAAGGCGGTGAAGGAGATCGCCGCCGACCTGATCAAGCTGTACTCGGCGCGGATGGCGGCCCCGGGGCACACCTTCGGCCCGGACACCCCCTGGCAGCGGGAGCTGGAGGACGCCTTCCCGTACGCGGAGACGCCCGACCAGTTGTCCACGATCGCCGAGGTCAAGGAGGACATGGAGAAGTCCGTCCCGATGGACCGGCTGATCTGCGGTGACGTGGGGTACGGCAAGACGGAGATCGCGGTGCGCGCCGCCTTCAAGGCGGTCCAGGACGGCAAGCAGGTCGCCGTCCTGGTGCCGACGACCCTGCTGGTGCAGCAGCACCACGGCACGTTCACCGAGCGGTACGCCCAGTTCCCCGTCAACGTACGGGCGCTGAGCCGCTTCCAGTCGGACACCGAGTCGAAGGCGACGCTGGAAGGGCTGCGGGACGGTTCCGTGGACCTGGTCATCGGTACCCACCGGCTGTTCTCCTCGGAGACGAAGTTCAAGGACCTCGGTCTGGTCATCGTGGACGAGGAGCAGCGCTTCGGCGTCGAGCACAAGGAGCAGCTGAAGAAGCTCCGGGCCAACGTGGACGTCCTGACCATGTCGGCGACGCCGATCCCGCGCACGCTGGAGATGGCGGTCACGGGTATCCGCGAGATGTCCACGATCACGACGCCCCCGGAGGAGCGGCACCCGGTCCTGACGTTCGTCGGGCCGTACGAGGAGAAGCAGATCGGTGCGGCGGTGCGGCGCGAACTCCTGCGTGAGGGCCAGGTGTTCTACATCCACAACCGGGTCGAGTCGATCGACCGGGCGGCGGCGCGGCTGCGGGAGATCGTGCCGGAGGCGCGGATCGCGACGGCGCACGGCCAGATGGGCGAGGGCGCGCTGGAGCAGGTCGTCGTGGACTTCTGGGAGAAGAAGTTCGACGTGCTGGTCTCCACGACGATCGTGGAGTCGGGCATCGACATCTCCAACGCCAACACGCTGATCGTGGAGCGCGGTGACAACTTCGGCCTCTCGCAGCTGCACCAGCTGCGCGGCCGGGTGGGCCGTGGCCGGGACCGGGGGTACGCCTACTTCCTGTACCCGCCGGAGAAGCCGCTCACCGAGACCGCGCACGAGCGCCTGGCCACGATCGCCCAGCACACCGAGATGGGCGCGGGCATGTACGTGGCGATGAAGGACCTGGAGATCCGCGGCGCGGGCAACCTGCTCGGCGGCGAGCAGTCCGGGCACATCGCGGGCGTCGGCTTCGACCTGTACATCCGGATGGTCGGTGAGGCGGTCGCCGACTACCGGGCGGCCGTGGACGGCGGGGTGGAGGAGGAACCGCCGCTGGAGGTCAAGATCGAGCTGCCGGTCGACGCGCACGTCCCGCACGACTACGCCCCGGGTGAGCGGCTGCGCCTCCAGGCGTACCGGTCCATCGCCTCGGCGAACACGGAGGACGACATCCGGGCGGTGCGCGAGGAGCTGACCGACCGCTACGGCAAGCTGCCGGAGCCGGTGGAGAACCTGCTGCTGGTGGCGGGCCTGCGGATGCTGGCCCGGGCGTGCGGGGTGGGCGAGATCGTGCTCCAGGGGCCGAACATCCGGTTCGCCCCGGTGGAGCTGCGCGAGTCGCAGGAGCTCCGGCTGAAGCGGCTGCACCCGAAGACGGTGATCAAGCCGGCGGCCCACCAGATCCTCGTCCCCCGCCCGACGACGGGCCGCATCGGCGGCAAGCCGGTGGTGGGCCGGGAACTGCTGGCGTGGACGGGGGAGTTCCTGACGACGATCCTGGGGTCGTAG
- a CDS encoding ABC transporter ATP-binding protein, translating to MTTAVTIPRHGDTGGRTAVAARARQVVKAYGAGETRVLALDHVDVDIDRGQFTAIMGPSGSGKSTLMHCLAGLDTVTSGQIHLAETEITGLKDKRLTQLRRDRIGFIFQAFNLLPTLNALENITLPMDIAGRKPDAGWLEQVVETVGLAGRLKHRPTQLSGGQQQRVAVARALAARPEIIFGDEPTGNLDSRAGAEVLSFLRRSVDELGQTIVMVTHDPVAASYADRVLYLADGSIVDEMRDPTADQVLDRMKDFDARGRTS from the coding sequence GTGACAACGGCTGTAACCATTCCCAGGCACGGGGACACTGGAGGGCGTACGGCCGTAGCTGCACGAGCACGCCAGGTGGTGAAGGCGTACGGCGCGGGGGAGACCCGGGTCCTGGCTCTCGACCACGTCGACGTGGACATCGACCGCGGTCAGTTCACGGCGATCATGGGTCCGTCCGGCTCCGGCAAGTCGACGCTGATGCACTGCCTGGCCGGTCTGGACACCGTGACCTCCGGTCAGATCCACCTCGCCGAAACCGAGATCACCGGTCTCAAGGACAAGCGGCTCACCCAGCTGCGCCGGGACCGGATCGGTTTCATCTTCCAGGCGTTCAACCTGCTCCCGACGCTCAACGCGCTGGAGAACATCACGCTGCCGATGGACATCGCGGGCCGCAAGCCGGACGCGGGCTGGCTGGAACAGGTCGTCGAGACCGTCGGTCTCGCGGGGCGGCTGAAGCACCGGCCCACCCAGCTCTCCGGCGGTCAGCAGCAGCGCGTCGCGGTGGCCCGGGCGCTCGCCGCCCGCCCCGAGATCATCTTCGGTGACGAGCCCACCGGGAACCTGGACTCACGGGCCGGTGCCGAGGTGCTGTCGTTCCTGCGCCGCTCGGTCGACGAACTCGGCCAGACCATCGTCATGGTCACCCACGACCCGGTCGCCGCCTCCTACGCGGACCGGGTGCTCTACCTCGCCGACGGTTCCATCGTCGACGAGATGCGCGACCCGACGGCCGACCAGGTCCTCGACCGTATGAAGGACTTCGACGCGCGCGGGCGGACGTCATGA
- a CDS encoding ABC transporter permease, translated as MTVWKTSVRNFLAHKGRMALSTVAVLLSVAFVCGTLVFTDTMNTTFDKLFAASSADVTVSPKSAQGADEMPENGRPESLPASVIAQVEKADGVKDAEGGVFSMSVTVVDRDNKNMGSETGAPTIASNWTRNDLRSMAVTSGHAPRGPTEVMVDADTAEKHHLEIGDELRTIAVTGDIKAKISGIASFTVTNPGAAVVVFDTATAQRKLLGAPDVFTHVNVTAHSGVEDTQLKKNVAAALDDSGAYRFQTREEAADANKDSMGSFLDVMKYAMLGFAGIAFLVGIFLIVNTFSMLVAQRTREIGLMRAIGSSRKQVNRSVLMEAVLLGIVGSVLGVAAGIGLAVGLMKLMGAIGMELSTRDLTIAWTTPVTGLVLGIVVTVLAAYIPARRAGKVSPMAALRDAGTPADAKSGWVRAGLGLVLTGAGAAGLWATTRVDEASEGSLYLGLGVVLTLIGFVVIGPLLAGVVVRGLSVVLLRLFGPVGRLAERNALRNPRRTGATGAALMIGLALVACLSVVGSSMVASANDELDRSVGTDFIVQSDAGQLVVPQAAEAVEKVPGLEHVTHYKVLGAKLTNPDGSTRDKHVTAADPTYPTDLRREVVDGDLAKAYGGNSISVGSDYATEHKIAIGDEIAVAFKAGGSAKLTVAAITSDDTSVDQGAMYISIATAETYVPADRMPADMILFATAKDGMEKEAYADLKTALAPYPVYKVQNQADFKQDLKDQIGQLLNIVYGLLALAIIVAVLGVVNTLALSVVERTREIGLMRAIGLSRRQLRRMIRLESVVIALFGALLGLGLGMGWGASAQKLLALEGLGVLEIPWPTILTVFVASAFVGLFAALVPAFRAGRMNVLNAIATDG; from the coding sequence ATGACCGTGTGGAAGACCTCGGTGCGCAACTTCCTCGCGCACAAGGGACGCATGGCGCTCTCCACGGTCGCCGTCCTGCTCTCGGTGGCGTTCGTGTGTGGCACGCTCGTCTTCACCGACACGATGAACACCACCTTCGACAAGCTCTTCGCGGCGTCGTCGGCGGATGTCACGGTCAGCCCGAAGTCCGCCCAGGGCGCCGACGAGATGCCGGAGAACGGCCGGCCCGAGTCGCTCCCCGCCTCCGTCATCGCCCAGGTCGAGAAGGCGGACGGGGTCAAGGACGCCGAAGGCGGCGTCTTCAGCATGTCCGTCACGGTCGTCGACCGCGACAACAAGAACATGGGGTCCGAGACCGGCGCCCCCACGATCGCGAGCAACTGGACGCGTAACGACCTGCGTTCCATGGCGGTCACCTCCGGTCACGCCCCGCGCGGCCCGACCGAGGTCATGGTCGACGCCGACACCGCCGAGAAGCACCACCTGGAGATCGGTGACGAACTGCGGACGATCGCCGTCACCGGAGACATCAAGGCGAAGATCAGCGGTATCGCCTCCTTCACCGTGACCAACCCGGGCGCCGCGGTCGTCGTCTTCGACACCGCCACCGCGCAGCGGAAGCTGCTGGGCGCGCCCGACGTCTTCACCCACGTCAACGTGACGGCCCACTCCGGTGTCGAGGACACCCAGCTGAAGAAGAACGTCGCCGCGGCCCTGGACGACTCCGGCGCGTACAGGTTCCAGACGCGGGAGGAGGCGGCGGACGCCAACAAGGACTCCATGGGCTCCTTCCTCGACGTGATGAAGTACGCGATGCTCGGCTTCGCCGGGATCGCCTTCCTCGTCGGCATCTTCCTGATCGTCAACACGTTCTCGATGCTGGTCGCCCAGCGCACCCGGGAGATCGGCCTGATGCGGGCCATCGGGTCCAGCCGCAAGCAGGTCAACCGGTCGGTGCTGATGGAAGCGGTGCTCCTCGGCATCGTCGGATCGGTCCTCGGTGTGGCGGCCGGGATCGGACTGGCGGTCGGCCTGATGAAGCTGATGGGCGCCATCGGCATGGAGCTGTCCACCAGGGACCTCACCATCGCCTGGACGACCCCGGTGACCGGGCTGGTGCTCGGCATCGTCGTGACCGTCCTCGCCGCGTACATCCCGGCCCGCCGGGCGGGCAAGGTGTCCCCCATGGCGGCCCTGCGGGACGCCGGGACCCCGGCCGACGCGAAGTCGGGCTGGGTGCGGGCGGGCCTCGGCCTGGTCCTCACCGGTGCCGGTGCCGCGGGGCTGTGGGCGACGACCCGGGTGGACGAGGCGAGCGAGGGCTCCCTCTACCTGGGCCTCGGAGTGGTCCTCACCCTGATCGGCTTCGTGGTGATCGGCCCGCTGCTCGCCGGAGTGGTCGTGCGGGGGCTGAGCGTGGTCCTCCTCAGGCTGTTCGGTCCGGTCGGGCGGCTCGCGGAGCGCAACGCGCTGCGCAACCCCCGGCGTACGGGTGCCACCGGTGCGGCGCTGATGATCGGCCTGGCCCTGGTGGCGTGCCTCTCCGTCGTCGGCTCCTCCATGGTGGCCTCGGCCAACGACGAGCTGGACAGGTCGGTCGGGACGGACTTCATCGTCCAGTCGGACGCCGGCCAGCTGGTGGTGCCGCAGGCCGCCGAAGCCGTCGAGAAGGTGCCCGGCCTGGAACACGTCACGCACTACAAGGTGCTCGGCGCGAAGCTCACCAACCCCGACGGTTCGACGCGGGACAAGCACGTCACCGCCGCCGACCCGACGTACCCGACGGACCTGAGGCGCGAGGTCGTCGACGGTGACCTGGCGAAGGCGTACGGCGGGAACTCCATCTCGGTCGGCTCGGACTACGCAACCGAGCACAAGATCGCGATCGGCGACGAGATCGCCGTCGCGTTCAAGGCGGGCGGGTCGGCGAAGCTGACGGTCGCCGCGATCACCTCCGACGACACGAGCGTCGACCAGGGCGCGATGTACATCAGCATCGCGACCGCCGAGACGTACGTCCCCGCGGACCGGATGCCGGCGGACATGATCCTCTTCGCCACGGCGAAGGACGGCATGGAGAAGGAGGCGTACGCCGACCTCAAGACCGCCCTCGCCCCCTACCCGGTGTACAAGGTGCAGAACCAGGCCGACTTCAAGCAGGACCTGAAGGACCAGATCGGCCAGTTGCTGAACATCGTGTACGGACTGCTCGCCCTGGCGATCATCGTCGCGGTGCTGGGCGTGGTGAACACCCTGGCGCTGTCGGTGGTCGAGCGGACCCGCGAGATCGGCCTGATGCGGGCGATCGGCCTCTCCCGCCGCCAGCTGCGCCGGATGATCCGGCTGGAGTCCGTGGTCATCGCCCTGTTCGGCGCGCTGCTCGGCCTCGGCCTGGGCATGGGCTGGGGCGCCTCGGCCCAGAAGCTGCTGGCCCTGGAGGGCCTCGGTGTCCTGGAGATCCCGTGGCCCACGATCCTCACGGTGTTCGTCGCCTCGGCCTTCGTCGGACTGTTCGCCGCACTGGTCCCGGCCTTCCGGGCGGGCCGGATGAACGTCCTGAACGCGATCGCCACCGACGGATGA
- a CDS encoding SCO6745 family protein, producing MSDELGQVRRMWHLLEPLHAVFYYAPEVFEEAAALGYATDERWPSYFAWRAAPLGPVGAKEVTAVFHSFSPATVGRHIPAAWEVAGPPAVLDARTRAVDRAYRALFGDRVDGPELAEAAALARRAAEAADVTGRPLAEANAAPPWPEAPHLVLWQAATVLREHRGDGHIAALTGAGLDPVESLVSFASIGAARPEVFASRGWSAAEWGAARERLAARELLAADGTATDAGRALRAEVERRTDESAAGPWEALGGKGRERLAELLGPLWVAAISSGLLPGETTLGIGKV from the coding sequence ATGTCCGACGAACTGGGTCAGGTGCGCCGGATGTGGCACCTGCTGGAGCCGCTGCACGCCGTCTTCTACTACGCGCCGGAGGTGTTCGAGGAGGCCGCCGCCCTGGGGTACGCCACGGACGAGCGGTGGCCGAGCTACTTCGCGTGGCGCGCGGCGCCGCTCGGGCCGGTGGGGGCAAAGGAGGTGACCGCCGTCTTCCACAGCTTCAGCCCCGCGACGGTCGGCCGGCACATTCCGGCCGCCTGGGAGGTGGCCGGGCCACCGGCGGTGCTCGACGCCCGGACGCGGGCGGTCGACCGGGCCTACCGGGCGTTGTTCGGGGACCGCGTGGACGGCCCGGAGCTGGCCGAGGCCGCCGCGCTCGCCCGGCGCGCCGCCGAGGCCGCCGACGTCACCGGGCGCCCGCTCGCCGAGGCCAACGCGGCCCCGCCGTGGCCCGAGGCGCCGCATCTGGTGCTCTGGCAGGCCGCCACGGTCCTGCGGGAGCATCGGGGCGACGGCCACATCGCGGCGCTGACCGGGGCGGGACTCGACCCGGTGGAATCCCTCGTGTCGTTCGCGTCGATCGGCGCGGCCCGCCCGGAGGTGTTCGCGAGCCGGGGGTGGAGCGCGGCCGAGTGGGGTGCCGCCCGCGAACGCCTCGCCGCGCGGGAGCTGCTGGCGGCGGACGGGACGGCCACGGACGCCGGACGGGCGCTGCGCGCGGAGGTGGAGCGGCGTACGGACGAGAGCGCGGCGGGCCCCTGGGAGGCGCTGGGCGGGAAGGGCCGGGAGCGGCTCGCGGAGTTGCTCGGCCCGCTCTGGGTGGCGGCGATCAGCTCGGGGCTCCTGCCGGGCGAGACGACGCTGGGCATCGGCAAGGTGTAG
- a CDS encoding GntR family transcriptional regulator, whose translation MAEGEPLSTSDRYLAPGTGVSDAWAAEAAAGGGHGTQKIVRAGEAGAPERVAALLGLERAGRVIERRRVMYLDGVPCELTDTYYPWKIARDTALAGTAKIPGGAVRLMAELGHVGVRAQEDVAARMPTEDERVALALEPGTPVLELARLTLDADDQPIQVDVMVMPPRGQRLRYEIRIG comes from the coding sequence ATGGCCGAGGGAGAGCCGCTCAGCACGTCCGACCGGTACTTGGCCCCCGGAACCGGCGTCAGTGACGCGTGGGCGGCTGAGGCGGCGGCCGGCGGGGGCCACGGGACGCAGAAGATCGTGCGTGCCGGGGAGGCGGGCGCTCCCGAACGAGTAGCCGCACTGCTCGGTCTGGAGAGGGCTGGAAGGGTCATCGAGCGACGGAGGGTCATGTATCTCGACGGTGTGCCCTGCGAGTTGACCGACACCTACTACCCGTGGAAGATCGCGCGGGATACGGCCCTCGCCGGGACTGCCAAGATCCCCGGCGGAGCCGTGAGGCTCATGGCCGAGCTCGGCCATGTCGGTGTCAGGGCCCAGGAGGACGTGGCCGCCCGGATGCCCACGGAGGACGAACGGGTCGCTCTGGCTCTGGAACCGGGTACGCCGGTCCTGGAACTTGCCCGGCTCACTCTGGACGCGGACGACCAGCCGATCCAGGTCGATGTGATGGTCATGCCGCCGAGAGGCCAGCGACTGCGGTACGAGATCAGGATCGGATGA
- a CDS encoding GntR family transcriptional regulator: MTVPGHEGEAADHRSLHERIAADLRDEIMSGDLAPGASLPSTAQLKDRFAASNATVQKALHLLKKERLVIGRAGASVTVRDHRQRTMRPASYMAPAGSGRPYRWLTEAARSGARAHSTLVDVFEAVPPADVADALGLRKGEAAALRRQVLSIDGEPAELVASYYPLEIARGTAIAERRRIPGGTPTLLASLGYPPRLSVDRVSARVATQEQYRLLELPGDLPVLRTLRVVFSDHDRPIEATVMVKAGHLYEVQYEFTPGSG; the protein is encoded by the coding sequence ATGACCGTGCCTGGACATGAGGGAGAAGCTGCGGACCACCGTTCGCTCCACGAGCGCATCGCGGCTGATCTGAGGGACGAGATCATGTCGGGCGACTTGGCGCCTGGAGCCAGTCTTCCGTCCACCGCACAGTTGAAGGATCGGTTCGCGGCGTCGAACGCCACGGTCCAGAAGGCGTTGCATCTCTTGAAGAAGGAGAGGCTGGTGATCGGCCGGGCCGGGGCCTCGGTGACTGTGCGCGATCACCGGCAACGGACGATGCGCCCAGCGTCGTACATGGCACCGGCGGGCTCCGGCCGCCCGTACCGCTGGCTGACCGAGGCGGCGCGCTCGGGTGCTCGCGCGCACAGCACACTGGTGGACGTGTTCGAGGCGGTGCCTCCGGCGGACGTGGCCGACGCGCTGGGGTTGCGGAAGGGAGAGGCGGCGGCTCTCCGGCGCCAGGTGCTGTCCATCGACGGCGAGCCGGCGGAACTCGTCGCCTCGTACTACCCGCTGGAGATCGCTCGCGGAACCGCGATTGCCGAGCGACGCAGGATTCCCGGCGGCACGCCGACCCTCCTTGCCTCGCTCGGTTACCCGCCACGGCTCAGTGTGGACCGCGTCTCCGCACGTGTGGCCACACAGGAGCAGTACCGGCTGCTCGAACTCCCGGGAGATCTGCCCGTGCTGCGTACCCTGCGCGTCGTTTTCAGCGACCATGACCGGCCCATCGAGGCCACGGTGATGGTCAAGGCCGGTCATCTCTACGAAGTGCAGTACGAGTTCACGCCCGGTTCCGGCTGA
- a CDS encoding TetR/AcrR family transcriptional regulator, whose translation MTSERTYHHGDLRRALLTAALDVVAAEGPDALSLRDLARRAGVSHAAPAHHFKDRAGLLTAVAAEGYALFADALADAPDLRERGVAYVRFATRHPAHFQVMFRPELYRADDPALLTAKARATETLRAGISTLPDAAHGEDPRLTGIAAWSLAHGFATLLLTGNLSDALEGRAPEDAFRALAGLVFASRDGDKG comes from the coding sequence ATGACCAGCGAGCGCACCTACCACCACGGCGACCTGCGGCGGGCCCTGCTCACCGCCGCCCTCGACGTCGTCGCGGCGGAGGGCCCCGACGCCCTGTCCCTCCGCGACCTGGCCCGCCGCGCGGGCGTCTCGCACGCCGCACCGGCCCATCACTTCAAGGACCGTGCCGGCCTGCTCACCGCCGTCGCCGCCGAGGGGTACGCGCTCTTCGCGGACGCCTTGGCCGACGCCCCCGACCTCCGCGAACGGGGCGTCGCCTACGTACGGTTCGCCACCCGGCACCCGGCGCACTTCCAGGTGATGTTCCGCCCCGAGCTGTACCGCGCCGACGACCCCGCCCTGCTCACCGCCAAGGCCCGCGCCACCGAAACCCTCCGCGCCGGAATCAGCACCCTGCCCGACGCGGCCCACGGCGAGGACCCCCGGCTCACGGGCATCGCCGCCTGGTCCCTCGCCCACGGCTTCGCCACCCTGCTCCTGACGGGCAACCTCTCGGACGCCCTGGAAGGCCGCGCCCCGGAAGACGCCTTCCGCGCACTCGCCGGGCTGGTCTTCGCCTCCAGGGACGGCGACAAGGGATGA